One region of Halomicrobium sp. LC1Hm genomic DNA includes:
- a CDS encoding RNA methyltransferase produces the protein MSSVAVAVVDAETPGNVGTIARSMKNFGLDELLLIDPPDLPRESEAYGYAGQAREDILPEAREISFDELVSEYHTVGCTAITNEDGSKHVRYPFVTPRDLADDLAGLDADTAIVFGRERVGLTNDEIERLDQVCSIPASEEYPVLNLGQAATIVLYELRSLTVEDTQLPDPTHDRAAQPEIEGLHEQFAGFLDAIDHPEEKRAKTRRLFQRLVGRAHPTGRETTTLRGLFRQASQRLSDEE, from the coding sequence ATGAGTTCGGTCGCTGTCGCCGTCGTCGACGCCGAGACGCCGGGCAACGTCGGGACGATCGCTCGCTCGATGAAGAACTTCGGCCTCGACGAGCTACTGTTGATCGATCCGCCCGACCTCCCCCGCGAGAGCGAGGCCTACGGCTACGCCGGACAGGCCCGCGAGGACATTCTCCCCGAGGCCCGAGAGATCTCGTTCGACGAACTCGTCAGCGAGTACCACACCGTCGGCTGTACCGCGATCACGAACGAAGACGGGAGCAAGCACGTCCGGTACCCCTTCGTGACGCCCCGAGACCTCGCCGACGACCTGGCTGGCCTCGACGCCGACACCGCGATCGTGTTCGGCCGCGAGCGGGTCGGGCTCACCAACGACGAGATCGAACGCCTCGATCAGGTCTGTTCGATCCCCGCCAGCGAGGAGTATCCCGTGCTCAACCTCGGGCAGGCGGCGACGATCGTCCTCTACGAGTTGCGGTCACTGACCGTCGAGGACACCCAGCTTCCGGACCCGACCCACGATCGGGCCGCCCAGCCGGAGATCGAGGGGCTCCACGAGCAGTTCGCCGGCTTCCTCGACGCGATCGACCACCCCGAGGAGAAACGAGCGAAGACGCGGCGGCTGTTCCAGCGACTCGTCGGCCGCGCACACCCGACCGGCCGCGAGACGACGACGTTGCGAGGGCTGTTCCGACAGGCGAGCCAGCGGCTCTCAGACGAGGAGTGA
- the folP gene encoding dihydropteroate synthase, with product MQNVDAAGLGIGDDYPTRIMGVLNVSRESPYDPSVFDDHDEAAAYVDEELVGEGADIVDVGLESANKRFDVLSAEQELDRLDTAIQTMESVSGDAIFSIETRYHEVAEAAIEAGFDMVNDICGFADPEMPRICREYDVAVGKMASPPNLERPGAVEETDWAARKSSSWAQQADYVDQVYEALRQNGLTDKTIVDPAFGGWSEAKTLANDRETFRRLREFRALDRPILVSINRKNFLRSLADRSTEEALPVSLAATSMAIDRGAHVVRTHDVAETLDAARIGDAFADSPLREASLGVEELDVTNGMEVARHVEAVDADFDPEDGTTRAFRITGLDPADRESLAAAAADTNVRIADGSPVVIFGTPRSLTRLAATLDDSGRVGDVMEWIANDV from the coding sequence ATGCAGAACGTCGACGCCGCCGGACTCGGGATCGGTGACGACTACCCCACACGGATCATGGGTGTGCTCAACGTCAGTCGGGAGTCGCCGTACGACCCCAGCGTGTTCGACGACCACGACGAAGCGGCCGCCTACGTCGACGAGGAACTCGTCGGCGAGGGCGCGGACATCGTAGACGTGGGCCTGGAGTCGGCCAACAAGCGCTTCGACGTGCTCTCGGCCGAGCAGGAACTCGACCGACTCGACACGGCCATCCAGACCATGGAGTCGGTCAGCGGCGACGCGATCTTCTCGATCGAGACGCGCTATCACGAGGTCGCCGAGGCGGCCATCGAGGCGGGTTTCGACATGGTCAACGACATCTGTGGCTTCGCGGACCCGGAGATGCCACGGATCTGCCGGGAGTACGACGTCGCGGTCGGCAAGATGGCCAGTCCGCCGAACCTCGAACGACCGGGAGCCGTCGAGGAGACCGACTGGGCGGCGCGCAAGTCCTCGTCGTGGGCCCAGCAGGCCGACTACGTCGATCAGGTGTACGAGGCCCTGCGGCAAAACGGGCTGACAGACAAGACGATCGTCGACCCCGCCTTCGGCGGCTGGTCCGAGGCGAAGACGCTCGCGAACGATCGCGAGACGTTCCGGCGGCTGCGGGAGTTTCGAGCACTGGATCGGCCGATTCTGGTCTCGATCAACCGCAAGAACTTCCTGCGATCGCTCGCCGATCGCTCCACCGAGGAGGCGCTCCCGGTGTCGCTGGCCGCCACGTCGATGGCGATCGATCGCGGCGCACACGTCGTCCGGACTCACGACGTCGCCGAGACGCTGGACGCCGCCCGCATCGGCGACGCGTTCGCCGACTCGCCCCTGCGTGAGGCGTCGCTCGGCGTCGAGGAACTGGACGTGACGAACGGCATGGAGGTCGCCCGACACGTCGAGGCAGTCGACGCCGACTTCGACCCCGAGGACGGGACGACGAGGGCCTTCCGGATCACCGGCCTCGACCCTGCCGACCGCGAGTCACTGGCAGCGGCCGCCGCCGACACGAACGTCCGAATCGCCGATGGGTCTCCTGTGGTGATCTTTGGCACACCGCGTTCGCTGACCCGTCTCGCGGCGACGCTGGACGACAGCGGACGGGTCGGCGACGTGATGGAATGGATAGCAAACGACGTATAG
- the gatE gene encoding Glu-tRNA(Gln) amidotransferase subunit GatE, translated as MTEYDYEELGLVAGLEIHQQLDTATKLFCQCPTRVREPEESTRSLTRYLHPTKSELGEIDEAALEESMVDREFEYLAYDTTCLVEEDDEPPHRVDREAMDVALEIAQLLDMNVADQVHVMRKIVIDGSNTSGFQRSMLVANDGEISTSEGPVGIEDMLLEEESAQRVEETDAGVRFSLDRLGIPLVEIGTKPDIRSPAQAREAAEQIGMLLRSTGQVKRGLGTIRQDVNVSIADGARIELKGVQSLDDIDDLVRNEVRRQVELLDIRDELNERGAGVGEPRDVTDLFEETDSGVIAGALDDGGVVQAVPLYGFDGLVGREIQPDRRLGTELSDHAKRHGAGGIFHTDELPAYGVTDEEVDALREAVDADPEDAVAIVADDPETAQLAIDAAAERAETALDRVPEETRDANDDATSRYLRPLPGAARMYPETDVPPVTPDESEVETPELLTEKVDRYQSQFGLDAGLAEQVAYGQRWRLFEDAVDRGVDATLAAQTLESTVTELRRDDVPVAHLTDDHFRATLELVADGELAKEGVPELLTALAADPGMDAAEAAEAAGLGSAGEDEVREAVSTVVERHAEQVAEEGMGAFSALMGECMGELRGKADGDVVSDVLREEIQKRA; from the coding sequence GTCAGTGTCCGACTCGGGTTCGCGAACCCGAGGAGTCGACGCGGTCGCTGACTCGTTATCTCCACCCGACCAAGAGCGAACTCGGCGAGATCGACGAGGCCGCGCTCGAAGAGAGCATGGTCGACCGGGAGTTCGAGTATCTGGCCTACGACACGACCTGTCTCGTCGAGGAAGACGACGAGCCGCCACACCGCGTCGACCGCGAGGCGATGGACGTGGCCCTGGAGATCGCCCAGCTACTGGACATGAACGTCGCGGATCAGGTCCACGTGATGCGCAAGATCGTCATCGACGGCTCGAACACCTCGGGGTTCCAGCGCTCGATGCTGGTCGCCAACGACGGCGAGATCTCGACCAGCGAGGGACCGGTCGGGATCGAGGATATGCTGCTCGAAGAGGAGTCGGCCCAGCGCGTCGAGGAGACCGACGCTGGCGTGCGCTTCTCGCTCGATCGGCTGGGGATCCCGCTGGTCGAGATCGGAACCAAGCCCGACATCCGATCGCCGGCCCAGGCCCGTGAGGCGGCCGAGCAAATCGGTATGCTGTTGCGCTCGACCGGACAGGTCAAGCGCGGACTGGGGACGATCCGCCAGGACGTGAACGTCTCGATCGCCGACGGGGCCCGGATCGAACTGAAGGGTGTCCAGAGCCTCGACGACATCGACGATCTCGTCCGCAACGAGGTCCGTCGCCAGGTCGAACTGCTCGACATCAGAGACGAACTGAACGAACGCGGAGCGGGCGTCGGCGAGCCCCGCGACGTGACCGATCTCTTCGAAGAGACGGACTCGGGGGTCATCGCTGGCGCACTGGACGATGGCGGCGTCGTGCAAGCGGTCCCGCTGTACGGCTTCGACGGCCTGGTCGGCCGCGAGATCCAGCCGGACCGTCGGCTCGGGACGGAGCTCTCCGACCACGCCAAGCGCCACGGAGCCGGCGGCATCTTCCACACCGACGAACTGCCGGCCTACGGCGTCACCGACGAGGAGGTCGACGCACTGCGCGAGGCCGTCGACGCCGACCCGGAAGACGCCGTCGCCATCGTCGCCGACGACCCCGAGACCGCACAACTGGCCATCGACGCCGCGGCCGAGCGCGCCGAGACCGCCCTCGACCGGGTGCCCGAGGAGACCCGGGACGCCAACGACGACGCCACGTCTCGGTACCTCCGTCCGCTCCCGGGCGCGGCGCGGATGTACCCCGAGACGGACGTGCCGCCGGTGACCCCCGACGAGAGCGAGGTCGAGACGCCGGAACTGCTGACCGAGAAGGTCGACCGCTACCAGTCCCAGTTCGGCCTCGACGCCGGGCTGGCCGAGCAGGTCGCGTACGGCCAGCGCTGGCGGCTGTTCGAGGACGCCGTCGACCGGGGCGTGGACGCGACTCTCGCCGCACAGACGCTGGAGTCGACGGTGACGGAACTGCGCCGGGACGACGTGCCCGTCGCGCACCTCACCGACGACCACTTCCGTGCGACGCTGGAGCTGGTCGCCGACGGCGAACTGGCCAAAGAGGGGGTGCCGGAACTGCTGACGGCTCTGGCAGCGGACCCCGGCATGGACGCGGCCGAGGCCGCCGAGGCGGCCGGACTGGGCAGTGCCGGCGAGGACGAGGTCCGAGAGGCCGTCTCGACGGTCGTCGAGCGCCACGCCGAGCAGGTGGCCGAGGAAGGCATGGGCGCGTTCTCGGCGCTGATGGGCGAGTGCATGGGGGAACTCCGCGGGAAAGCCGACGGCGACGTGGTCAGTGACGTGCTGCGAGAGGAGATCCAGAAGCGGGCGTAA
- a CDS encoding zinc-ribbon domain-containing protein: MDPLWAGLALLAGLVAVVLWRRRVRRQPQRGGRPVLPAQYSSLLQADHSRYPGLCSSCGTENTAGYDFCRECGKRLPGGTRARTDVDVSDIFGE; the protein is encoded by the coding sequence ATGGACCCGCTCTGGGCCGGACTGGCGCTTCTCGCTGGACTGGTCGCCGTCGTGCTGTGGCGGCGGCGAGTCCGGAGACAGCCCCAGCGCGGCGGTCGCCCGGTGTTGCCGGCGCAGTATTCGAGCCTGCTCCAGGCCGACCACTCGCGATATCCCGGGCTGTGTTCGTCCTGTGGGACCGAGAACACGGCCGGGTACGACTTTTGCCGGGAGTGTGGCAAACGACTGCCCGGTGGGACCCGGGCACGGACGGACGTGGACGTATCGGACATCTTCGGGGAGTGA
- a CDS encoding 6-hydroxymethylpterin diphosphokinase MptE-like protein: MDYHHWNPVYEAILSDFGYPRAGDERARDRLATLLAGASTLDPESIDLAGQTVAVAGGGPSLDDDIDRAADADAVVAASTAADRLLATGVAVDCVVTDLDKHAETVVRLTNGGTPVAIHAHGDNLGLVESTVPECDPAAVLPTTQAAPADGVENFGGFTDGDRAAFLADHLGAATLVFPGWSFDDPSVTAEKRRKLDWAERLLYWLERRRGERFDVLDGRRGGIDTSALPVE, translated from the coding sequence ATGGACTACCACCACTGGAACCCGGTTTACGAGGCGATACTGTCGGACTTTGGCTACCCGCGGGCTGGCGACGAGCGGGCCAGGGACCGACTGGCGACGCTACTGGCTGGAGCCTCGACCCTCGATCCCGAGTCGATCGACCTGGCGGGGCAGACGGTCGCCGTCGCTGGCGGTGGGCCGTCGCTGGACGACGACATCGACCGCGCGGCCGACGCCGATGCGGTCGTCGCGGCGTCGACGGCAGCGGATCGACTCCTGGCGACGGGCGTCGCAGTCGACTGCGTGGTCACGGATCTGGACAAACACGCCGAGACAGTCGTCCGACTCACGAACGGCGGGACGCCGGTCGCGATCCACGCCCACGGAGACAACCTCGGACTCGTCGAGTCGACGGTGCCCGAGTGCGACCCGGCGGCGGTCCTCCCGACGACCCAGGCCGCCCCCGCCGACGGCGTGGAGAACTTCGGCGGCTTCACCGACGGCGACCGGGCGGCGTTCCTGGCCGATCACCTCGGTGCGGCCACGCTCGTCTTCCCCGGCTGGTCGTTCGACGACCCGTCGGTCACCGCCGAGAAGCGCCGCAAGCTCGACTGGGCCGAGCGGCTGCTCTACTGGCTCGAACGACGCCGCGGCGAACGCTTCGACGTGCTCGACGGGCGTCGCGGCGGCATCGACACGTCGGCGTTGCCGGTCGAGTGA
- a CDS encoding DICT sensory domain-containing protein — protein MVRTGDRLPIDSVPGGTTLLCVGPPMAGKRRLALRLLADGATDDDTTVLVSTDSSTAALRAEYESALDGASPAVGIVDSAGDAYGEATDNEWTRHVSMPAELGNVGSAVLDLLDTLGEGRDASVDRIGVLSLTTLALNADVDQTIRFVHSLSRLVEERSGFAVLTAHENSFSKTDLGQVEALVDGVVYTREGTDGLEVRIEGLDGGQEWSSVPISTAPRSELGVPQPATPASGTSEPTGATTDLAFDSLAELIAQVDGDRPTLTVCNRESPDDRLETVRAFFEDLDIDVRETELAAENPRDVALLHRGPVQMASSPLSQLASGVETANADDDPFATRRGPDVLEALHERVFGARGVEKQFLIDASTAIEMTAWQTGGGQLLAGFQHLSRYWESQRSRRVMHRIADAGVDVHIYGVPDVVPTVDRPNVTIHPDSSTEIEESWFVTYDGDGRTDRTGTLVVRETDPEVYEGFWTYEPSISRDVFRYLRDTYGVLEETGQQAPS, from the coding sequence ATGGTACGCACCGGGGACCGCCTGCCAATCGATTCCGTCCCCGGTGGGACGACGCTGCTGTGCGTCGGCCCGCCGATGGCGGGCAAGCGACGACTCGCACTCAGACTCCTCGCCGACGGGGCCACCGACGACGATACGACCGTGCTCGTCTCGACGGACAGCAGCACGGCCGCCCTGCGCGCCGAGTACGAGAGCGCGTTGGACGGCGCGTCACCGGCGGTCGGCATCGTCGACTCGGCCGGCGACGCCTACGGCGAGGCGACGGACAACGAGTGGACCCGCCACGTGTCGATGCCGGCGGAGTTGGGCAACGTCGGGAGCGCCGTTCTGGACCTCCTCGACACGCTCGGCGAGGGCCGGGACGCCAGTGTCGATCGAATCGGCGTCCTCTCGCTGACGACGCTGGCGCTCAACGCCGACGTGGATCAGACGATCCGGTTCGTCCACTCGCTGTCACGGCTGGTCGAGGAGCGATCGGGGTTCGCCGTGCTGACCGCACACGAGAACTCGTTCAGCAAGACGGACCTGGGCCAGGTCGAGGCGCTGGTCGACGGCGTCGTCTACACCCGAGAGGGGACCGACGGTCTCGAAGTCCGCATCGAGGGCCTCGACGGCGGGCAAGAGTGGTCGTCCGTCCCCATCTCGACCGCGCCCCGGAGCGAACTCGGCGTTCCCCAGCCCGCGACGCCGGCCTCCGGCACCTCCGAGCCGACCGGCGCGACGACGGACCTGGCGTTTGACTCGCTGGCGGAGCTGATCGCACAGGTCGACGGCGACCGGCCGACGCTGACGGTCTGCAACCGTGAGAGCCCGGACGATCGGCTCGAAACCGTCCGGGCGTTCTTCGAGGATCTCGACATCGACGTTCGCGAGACGGAACTGGCGGCCGAGAACCCCAGAGACGTGGCGCTCTTGCATCGCGGCCCGGTCCAGATGGCGTCGTCGCCGCTCTCACAGCTGGCAAGCGGTGTCGAGACCGCCAACGCGGACGACGATCCGTTCGCGACCCGCCGCGGTCCGGACGTGCTCGAAGCGCTCCACGAGCGGGTCTTCGGCGCGCGCGGCGTCGAGAAGCAGTTCCTGATCGACGCCAGCACGGCCATCGAGATGACGGCCTGGCAGACCGGCGGCGGCCAGTTGCTCGCGGGCTTTCAGCACCTCTCGCGGTACTGGGAGAGCCAGCGATCGCGGCGGGTGATGCACCGGATCGCCGACGCGGGCGTCGACGTACACATCTACGGCGTCCCAGACGTCGTGCCGACCGTCGACCGCCCGAACGTGACGATCCATCCCGACTCCTCGACCGAGATCGAAGAGTCGTGGTTCGTCACGTACGACGGGGACGGCCGCACGGACCGGACGGGCACGCTCGTCGTCCGCGAGACCGATCCGGAGGTCTACGAGGGGTTCTGGACCTACGAGCCCTCGATCTCCCGGGACGTCTTTCGCTACCTGCGTGACACCTACGGCGTCCTCGAAGAGACCGGACAGCAGGCACCGTCGTAG